Genomic segment of Sphingopyxis lindanitolerans:
TCTGACCCGCATCCTCGCCGGCGCGGTCGGCTCTTCGGGCAAAGTCTATGCCTTCCAGCCCGCCGAGTTCATCGGCTTCAAGAAGCAATATGGCGACGACCAGGCGGCGATCGACGCCGCTTATGCCAATGTCGACGCGGTCGCCGGGCCGTTCGCGGCGCCCGCCTTTCCGGTGCCGCTCGACACGATCATCACCGTGCAGAATTTCCACGATCTCTATCTGAAACCCTTCCCCGAAGGCACCGGCGCCAAGGCAAGCGCGGCGCTGTTCGCGGCGCTGAAGCCCGGCGGAACGCTCGTCGTCGTCGATCATAGCGCGGCGGATGGCAGCGGCACGACGCTGTCCGACAGCCTTCACCGCATCGACAAGGCGGCGGTAGTCGCGGCGCTGACCAAGGCAGGCTTTGCGCTCGAGGCGGAGAGCGATCTCTACAAGCGCCCCGACGACCCGCGCACCGCGAATGTTTTCGACCCCGCGATCCGGGGTAAGACCGACCAGTTCACCCTTCGATTCCGTAAACCGAAATAAGGACCAACATGAGTAACGATGATTATGTCTATGACGAAGCGAGCGGCGAATGGCTGTCCGCGAGCGATATCGCCGCGCGCGACGCCGCCGCGGCGGCAGGCCCCGAAGTGCGCGACGCGGTCGGCAATCTGCTCGCCGACGGCGATTCGGTCGTGCTGGTCAAGGATCTGACCGTCAAGGGCGCGGGGCAGACGCTGAAGGTCGGCACGGTGATCAAATCGATCCGCCTGACCGGCGACGCGCAGGAAATCGACTGCCGCCACGAAGGCATCAAGGGGCTGGTGCTGCGCGCGGAGTTCGTGCGGAAGCGGTAAAACAACCGTCGCCCCCCGCGAAGGCGGGGGGCCGCTGTCGGCTTGTCACGATGGCGCGGTCCCATCCCGCCGGCGGCCTCCGCCTTCGCGGAGGCGACGGCTTTGCCTACCCCAGCGTCCCCTTACGCGGCCCCAAATAGCCGAACAGATAGGCCCCGACCTTGCGCATCTGAATCTCCTCGGCCCCTTCGGTGATCCGATAACGGCGGTGGTGGCGATAGATATGCTCGAAGGGTTTGTGGCGCGAATAGCCGATTCCGCCATGGACCTGCATCGCGCGGTCGGCGGCTTCGCAGACGAGCCGGTTCGCCCAGTAATTGCACATGCTGACCTTGTCCGACAGCGTGCGCTCGATCTCCTTGTGCGGAGTATTGTCCATGTCCCACGCGGTCTTGCGGATGAGGAGGCGGAGCATTTCGGCCTGCGTCGCCAGCTCGACGAGCGGGAACTGGATCGCCTGATTCTTTGCCAGCGCTTCGCCGAACGGCTTGCGCTCGCGCGCATATTTGACGCTTTCCTCGATGCAGAACACCGCCGCGCCCAGCGATGACGCCGCCTGGCGGATGCGGTTCTGGTGGACGAAGCTTTGCGCGATCGCCAGCCCGCCATCGACCGGCCCGAGCCGCGCGCTGTCGGGCACCCAGACGTCGGTGAAGGTCATGCGCGGATGGTCGGTCGGCATGTTGAAGGTCCACATATATTCGTCGACTGTCATGCCCTCGGTTCCCGTCGGCACGAGCAGGCAGGTGATGCCCTTTGCATCGCCATCCTCGCCGCTCGTGCGGCAGAAGGTCGCGCAGTGGGTCGCGACGTGCATGCCGGTGATCCACATCTTGCGGCCGTCGATCCGCCAGCCGTCGACGCCGTCGCGGGTCTCGCGCACCGCACGCGTTTCCATGTGGGTCGCGTCGCTGCCATGGTCGGGTTCGGTCAGGCCGAAGGCGGTGCGGCGGCGCCCCTCGAACCCGCCGAGGATGAATTCCTGTTTCTGCTCGTCGCTCGTCGCGAATTGTTCGAACATCGCGACGAAGGGGAAATTGCCGACGATGCTATGCTCGTTCTGAAGATCATTGTGGAGGCCGAGGCCTTTCGCCGCGAAATGCTCGCGGATCACCGCCATCCACAGGTTCGACCCGTCCTTGCCGCCATATTGCTTCGGCGCCGAGAAACGCCAGTGCCCCGCGGCGTCGGCCTTTCGTGTCGCCTGCTTCAAAAGCTGTTCCCACTCGTGGCGCGGCAGCCCCTGATTGTCCCAGTCGGTGCGCGCATGTTCGCGGCGGTGGTCGAAGAAGCGGATATTGTCGTCGGCCAGTTCGAGCGGCCTGATCTCGGCCTCGATGAACGCATCCAGCTCATCGAGATAGGCCTGCAAGTCGGCGGGCATCGCAAAATCCATCGTCACTCTCCTATGATCTATCCGCGCCATTCGCCGCGCGCCGCCGCGAGCGCGGCATATTTCGGGCTGTCGACCGCGCATTTGTCGAGCGCCGCGCGGCGCAGCTTCGCAAGCAAGCCGGGCTCGGCCAGCGTCGCCCCACCCGACAGCAGGGCCCCCGCGAGCGCCGCATCCTCGGCGCGAATATCGGCGTCGAGGTCGCGCATGACGATACCGAGCGCGTTCATCGCGACGACCGCTTCGAACTTGCCATGGCCTTGCGACGTCGGCTTGATCGCCCCCTCGATCCAGTCGCGCACCGCCTGCACCATCTCGCGGTTGGTCGGCTCGCCCGTCGGGGCAGACGCGGCATCGGGCGACGGCGGCAGGGCGCGCTGCCGTTCCGCCGCGGGCGCCTCTTCTTCGAGAAGCCGGATCAGGTCGAGTTCCTGTTCGGCGGTGCGGCGGCCGATCACCACGCGCTCGACCGTCGTGTCGGCGCCGCTGCGCCACGCCTGCCCCATCTGAAGGCAACCGAGCGCCCACCAGAGCGTCCGGTAGACGAGCCAATATTTGAACCGCGCCGGATCGACCTGGCCGCCCCCCGCGGCCTCATAGGCAGCGAAATAATCGGCGAGGCTGCCGACCCCGAACGCGGGCCGGTCGAGCCGGCCGAAGCGCCACACCGTCATGCAGCCGAACGCCAGATCCTCGTGCGCATCGCCAAGATGCGCGAGTTCCCAGTCGAGCACCGCCGCCAGGCCGTCGGCGTCGACCATCACATTGCCCATCCGGTAATCGCCATGGACGAGCACCGGATCGACGGGTTCGGGCAGATGATCCTCGCACCATTTGACCGCGAGCGCGATCGCCGGGCGGTCGCCGCCATAGGACAGGAAGCGCGCCTTCAGTTCGGCGAGCGCGGCGGCGGTATCCATCACCGGGATTCCGGCCGGAACCACCGCGCGCGGCAAGGCGTGGATATGCGCGAGTTCGCGGCCCAGATCGGCGACGAGCGACGGCGGCGGCGACGGCAATATCTTCGCCGGGCTGACCTCGGCGATGACGCGGCGCATCACATAGCCGGTGCCCATGGCGTCGGCATCGCCCAGCACGCCGACGACCTCGGGCGCCTTGACCCCGCCGGCATGCGCCGCCTGGACCAGCGCCGCCTCGACCGGGTGACCATAAGGCCGCCCCTCCATATATTCGGCCGACGGTGCGCGGCGGAGCACATAAGACCGATCGGCCCAATCGAAGGCCCAGCTTTCCATGTTGGCCCCGCCCGACAGGCGGGACAGCCCCGAAAGCGCGCCGGGTCCGGCAGTGCGCGTCATGAAGGCAAAAAGCGGTTCGGAGAGGTCGGTCATTGCTTCCCCTTGCTAAGTATTTTCGGGGGCCGCAAGCTGCAATCGCATATGGCGACCCGCCGCGCGGCGTCCATGGCGTATGGAGATTCGCTGAGCTCGACGCGTGGGGTCGGACCGAAAACAGCGAGCAACGCAAGAAACGGAACACAGCACCGGCGCCGAAAAACGCTAAGCCGCTGAAAAATGGTGCGCCCGACGGGATTCGAACCCATGGCCCCCAGATTAGGAATCTGGTGCTCTATCCTGCTGAGCTACGGGCGCGCCGCGGCTCGTTTAGCGGCGTGGCGCGCGCAGCGTCAATCGCGATCAATTGACCGCGTCGGGGGGAATGATCGGGACGAGCAGCGGCATCGCCGCGATACCGTCATCGCGCAGCGCCTGCGCTTCGTCGGGCGAGGCCTGACCGTGGATCAGATCCTCCGCCGCGCGCCCTTCGTGCATCGCGCGCGCCGCGTCGGCGAAATCGCGGCCGACCCAGCGCGACTGCGGCAACATCTCGGCCTGTTTGGCCGCGATCTCGGCGAGCACCTTGCGCACCAGTTCGGGCGTGGGCTCGGCGGCATTGGCCGGCGGAGCGGCGGCGGGCGCCGCGACCGCCTGGTTCGACTTCGCGCCGACGCGCGGCGCCATCGCCGCCTTGCGGACATCGGCGTCGCCGCAGATCGGGCAGGCGATCAACCCGCGCGCCTGCTGGTCGGCGAAACTGTCGCTGCTTGCGAACCAGGCCTCGAACCGATGTTCGCCGATGGCGCAGCTAAGGTCGAAAACGATCATCTCAGTCAGCTTTCAACAGCGCGTCGAGTTCGCCCTTCGCCTCGATCGCCGCGAGGGCGTCGCTACCGCCGATGGGACGATCGTCGATGAAAATCTGCGGCACGGTGCGCCCGCCGCCCGCGCGCGCGACCATCGCATCGAACCCGGCGCGATCCATCGTCACGTCGATTTCGCGATAAGCGGCGCCCTTGCGGTCGAGCAGCGCCTTGGCGCGCGCGCAATATCCACAAAAGGCCTTCGTATAGATTTCGATCTTCGCCATGCGGCTATCCAATCCTTTCGGCATCGATATCGGAATCCAACGACGCAAAGTCAAATATGTTGCTGGTCATCAGCGCATCGGGAACGACGCGCGCCCAGCTGAGCGCCGAGATGCGCGCCGCGCCGCTGCGCCGGAGCGCCCGCGCCGCCGCGCGCAGCGTCGCGCCGCTCGCATGGACATCGTCGATCAGCACCAGATGCCGCCCCGCCGCCCGCGCCCGCGCGTCGGGCGCCAGCGCAAAGGCGCCCGCGACGATCCGCTCGCGCTCGCGCCGCCCTTTGCCGCGCAGCATCGCCGTCGCCCTCGCGCGGACGAGCAGGTGCGGATCGTGCGCGGCGCCGGTCAGCCGCGCCAGCGCGTCGGCGACCAGCGCCGCCTGGTTGAAGCCGCGCGACCAGAGCCGCCAGCGATGGAGCGGCACCGGCACCAGCAGCATCGCTTCGCCCGCGCCGCCCTCACCGAGCCCCGCCAGCGGGCGCGCCATCAATTGCGCCATCAGCCGCGCATGCCCGGTCCGCCGCCCATATTTGAGGCGCAGCGCGACGGTGCGCGCGACCGGGCCATAGGCGACCGCCGCAGGAGCGCCGTCGAACGGCGGCGCATCGGCCATGCACGCACCGCATTCGACCACGACGCCGGGCAACGCCGTCGGCAGCGGAATCGAGCAGCGCGCGCAGGCGGGACCGTCGAGAAAATGCAACGACGACCAGCAGGTCAGGCAGAATTGCCGGTCTTCGCCGACGATCACCCCGCACCCGGGACAGCGCGGCGGCAGCGCATAATCGAGCGCGGCGCGTCCGGCCGTCCGCAAGATACGGCGCAGCGCCTGCCCCGCCCCGGTTTCCGACCCGGTTTCCGCCACAGCGGGCGTGTCGATTTCGACATCACGCATGGCCGTCGTCATGTCACCCTTGTGAAGCATCGCCGGGGGCGGCACAAGCGCGCGTATGTCGCAGCCTCCCCCGCTTTTCTCCACCGCCCGCCATGCCGCGCAGCGCGATCGCATGGCGCGGCTGCCCGCCGCCGCCAATTTCATCGCGCCGATCGTCGCCGACACATTGCTCGACCGATTGTCGATGGTGACGCGGACGTTTTCGCGCACGCTGCTGATCGGGGCGCATGATGCGGCGCTGGCGGACCAGCTGCGCGCGACCGGGACCGGTCTCACCCTGTTCGAGGCCGGACCGCGGCTGGCCGAAGCGACGGGCGCGCTTGTCGGTGAAGTCGATGCGATCGACCTGCCGCTCGCCAGCTTTGACCTGATCGTCTGGCCGGGCGGGTTCGAGGCGGTGAACGACGTGCCGGACGCGCTCGTCCGCCTGCGCGCGCTGCTCGCGCCCGACGGCCTGCTCCTCGGCGCGTTCGTCGGCGACGGCAGCCTGCCGCGCCAGCGCCGCGCGGTGATGAGCGACGGCGTTCGATCGATCGCGCGGCTTCACCCGCAGATCGACCTGTCGTCGATGGGCAATCTGCTCCAGCGCACCGGCTTTGCGCTGCCGGTGGTCGATGTCGATACGCTGACCGTGCGCTATGGCGACTGGTTCGCGCTGGTCCGCGACCTGCGCGCTGCGGGTCTGTCGAGCCGCCTCTCTCCCGCCCCGCCACCGCTGACGCGCGACGAAGCGGCGCGGATCGCCGCCGCCTTCGCGGCGCAGGCCGACCCCGACGGGCGCATCGCCGAAATTTTTCGCCTGATCCATTTCAGCGGCTGGGCGCCGCACCCCGACCAACCGCAACCCGCGCGCCGCGGCAGCGGCTCGGCCTCGCTTGCGGAGGCGCTGAAACCGAAAAAGTGACCGTCGCCCCCGCGGAGGCGGGGGCAACGCTCTAAACCAGCGCCTCGATCAGCCCGATCAGCGGCAGATCGGCGGGCGGCATGGCAAGGCCGTGCAGTTCGACCGGCCGCACCCAGCGCAGCGCGCTTGCATGCACCGGCTGCGGCGTCCCGC
This window contains:
- the grxC gene encoding glutaredoxin 3, with the translated sequence MAKIEIYTKAFCGYCARAKALLDRKGAAYREIDVTMDRAGFDAMVARAGGGRTVPQIFIDDRPIGGSDALAAIEAKGELDALLKAD
- a CDS encoding double zinc ribbon domain-containing protein, which produces MRDVEIDTPAVAETGSETGAGQALRRILRTAGRAALDYALPPRCPGCGVIVGEDRQFCLTCWSSLHFLDGPACARCSIPLPTALPGVVVECGACMADAPPFDGAPAAVAYGPVARTVALRLKYGRRTGHARLMAQLMARPLAGLGEGGAGEAMLLVPVPLHRWRLWSRGFNQAALVADALARLTGAAHDPHLLVRARATAMLRGKGRRERERIVAGAFALAPDARARAAGRHLVLIDDVHASGATLRAAARALRRSGAARISALSWARVVPDALMTSNIFDFASLDSDIDAERIG
- a CDS encoding class I SAM-dependent methyltransferase — its product is MIRSLTLALLLATAAPPLAAQQTATPDYSAALADPARPAADRERDAARKPAELLAFAGVTPGQKVGDFVMGGGYLTRILAGAVGSSGKVYAFQPAEFIGFKKQYGDDQAAIDAAYANVDAVAGPFAAPAFPVPLDTIITVQNFHDLYLKPFPEGTGAKASAALFAALKPGGTLVVVDHSAADGSGTTLSDSLHRIDKAAVVAALTKAGFALEAESDLYKRPDDPRTANVFDPAIRGKTDQFTLRFRKPK
- a CDS encoding acyl-CoA dehydrogenase family protein, which gives rise to MDFAMPADLQAYLDELDAFIEAEIRPLELADDNIRFFDHRREHARTDWDNQGLPRHEWEQLLKQATRKADAAGHWRFSAPKQYGGKDGSNLWMAVIREHFAAKGLGLHNDLQNEHSIVGNFPFVAMFEQFATSDEQKQEFILGGFEGRRRTAFGLTEPDHGSDATHMETRAVRETRDGVDGWRIDGRKMWITGMHVATHCATFCRTSGEDGDAKGITCLLVPTGTEGMTVDEYMWTFNMPTDHPRMTFTDVWVPDSARLGPVDGGLAIAQSFVHQNRIRQAASSLGAAVFCIEESVKYARERKPFGEALAKNQAIQFPLVELATQAEMLRLLIRKTAWDMDNTPHKEIERTLSDKVSMCNYWANRLVCEAADRAMQVHGGIGYSRHKPFEHIYRHHRRYRITEGAEEIQMRKVGAYLFGYLGPRKGTLG
- a CDS encoding phosphotransferase family protein; translated protein: MTDLSEPLFAFMTRTAGPGALSGLSRLSGGANMESWAFDWADRSYVLRRAPSAEYMEGRPYGHPVEAALVQAAHAGGVKAPEVVGVLGDADAMGTGYVMRRVIAEVSPAKILPSPPPSLVADLGRELAHIHALPRAVVPAGIPVMDTAAALAELKARFLSYGGDRPAIALAVKWCEDHLPEPVDPVLVHGDYRMGNVMVDADGLAAVLDWELAHLGDAHEDLAFGCMTVWRFGRLDRPAFGVGSLADYFAAYEAAGGGQVDPARFKYWLVYRTLWWALGCLQMGQAWRSGADTTVERVVIGRRTAEQELDLIRLLEEEAPAAERQRALPPSPDAASAPTGEPTNREMVQAVRDWIEGAIKPTSQGHGKFEAVVAMNALGIVMRDLDADIRAEDAALAGALLSGGATLAEPGLLAKLRRAALDKCAVDSPKYAALAAARGEWRG
- a CDS encoding alkylphosphonate utilization protein, producing MSNDDYVYDEASGEWLSASDIAARDAAAAAGPEVRDAVGNLLADGDSVVLVKDLTVKGAGQTLKVGTVIKSIRLTGDAQEIDCRHEGIKGLVLRAEFVRKR
- a CDS encoding DUF1178 family protein — encoded protein: MIVFDLSCAIGEHRFEAWFASSDSFADQQARGLIACPICGDADVRKAAMAPRVGAKSNQAVAAPAAAPPANAAEPTPELVRKVLAEIAAKQAEMLPQSRWVGRDFADAARAMHEGRAAEDLIHGQASPDEAQALRDDGIAAMPLLVPIIPPDAVN
- a CDS encoding methyltransferase domain-containing protein; its protein translation is MSQPPPLFSTARHAAQRDRMARLPAAANFIAPIVADTLLDRLSMVTRTFSRTLLIGAHDAALADQLRATGTGLTLFEAGPRLAEATGALVGEVDAIDLPLASFDLIVWPGGFEAVNDVPDALVRLRALLAPDGLLLGAFVGDGSLPRQRRAVMSDGVRSIARLHPQIDLSSMGNLLQRTGFALPVVDVDTLTVRYGDWFALVRDLRAAGLSSRLSPAPPPLTRDEAARIAAAFAAQADPDGRIAEIFRLIHFSGWAPHPDQPQPARRGSGSASLAEALKPKK